From Chryseobacterium joostei, the proteins below share one genomic window:
- a CDS encoding helix-turn-helix domain-containing protein, with protein sequence MSDQLETIEDYYKRTRKDLLEMSYSELEKGKSHFNIFPRKYCGFKSPYNRRDYYKICFMIGKGTIHYGLHKLYIDRPVLFFPSPNIPYSWECGDNIQEGYFCLFNQEFFNGNPEFNLFKKTSLFKEWSKPFIFLNEEQTQLSNMYFEQMHKLNHSAYPFRCSGIKSNLASVLHLALESRVEDVSLGELPANVRLYRLFDELLNKQFPLDSPAYPLALKTASDFADHLNVHVNHLNSSVKSVTHLTTTQIIKEKMFEESKNLLKYTNWDIAQIGYTLGFEQPSHFNNFFKKHAQVSPLKFKNAI encoded by the coding sequence ATGAGCGATCAACTGGAAACCATAGAGGATTATTACAAGCGCACCCGAAAGGACCTGCTGGAAATGTCATATTCAGAGCTTGAAAAAGGAAAGTCTCATTTCAATATATTTCCACGGAAGTATTGTGGCTTCAAAAGTCCTTATAACCGTCGGGATTATTATAAAATCTGTTTTATGATAGGAAAAGGAACAATTCATTATGGCCTGCATAAACTATATATTGACCGTCCGGTGCTTTTTTTCCCGTCTCCCAATATCCCTTATTCGTGGGAATGTGGGGATAATATTCAGGAGGGGTATTTTTGTTTGTTCAATCAGGAATTTTTTAATGGAAATCCAGAATTTAATTTATTTAAAAAAACTTCGCTCTTTAAAGAATGGAGCAAGCCTTTTATCTTTCTGAATGAGGAGCAAACGCAGTTGTCCAATATGTATTTTGAGCAGATGCATAAGCTAAACCATTCTGCTTATCCGTTTCGTTGCAGCGGCATTAAAAGTAATCTTGCCTCTGTATTGCATCTTGCCCTAGAAAGCCGTGTAGAAGATGTAAGCCTTGGTGAACTTCCAGCCAACGTCCGCTTGTACAGACTATTTGATGAGCTTCTTAACAAACAGTTCCCTTTGGACTCTCCTGCCTATCCATTGGCTTTAAAAACCGCTTCTGACTTTGCAGACCACCTTAATGTACATGTTAATCACTTGAATTCTTCAGTAAAATCTGTAACCCATCTTACTACAACACAAATTATTAAGGAAAAAATGTTTGAAGAATCTAAAAACCTGCTGAAATATACTAACTGGGACATTGCTCAAATTGGCTATACTCTGGGGTTTGAACAACCTTCTCACTTTAACAACTTCTTTAAAAAGCATGCTCAGGTTTCTCCTTTAAAATTTAAGAATGCTATTTAA
- a CDS encoding aminotransferase-like domain-containing protein: MMKSYKYEVFTKGIEEQIRKGALRAKDRLPSVREIKERYNLSTSSVQSGFESLMIKGLIESHPRSGYFVAEMKEGCISEIKTKLSPVVRDEVFMKNMMLTSKQTSEATSFNNAVPGDLLIPQKLILRTMQEVIREKGASLLRYYPSNGLEPLRKQIAQRMGIYGCTLNPEELIITDGALQALTIALSSATKAGDVVAVDSPCVFSVLEVITNLGLKVIEVPANDHNGFDLKYFQKACAENNVRALVVTPNFHNPTGIMMSDETQKELLRIAEAHQVCIIENDIYSDLYFGEERPSSIKSFDKKGLVMIYSSFSKTLAPGIRLGWLYAGHHYSRAERTKFVLGRTVSPIYQELVLRLLQEKRYERHLRSFRKKLHQQAVQLLDVLREYFPQDSYFLQPQGGYSIWGQMPKNMNMQKFYQYCDDHKVLFTPGDTFSLTDQYSHHFRIVFAERITPESIILLEKIGKKAHDLLI, from the coding sequence ATGATGAAGTCTTATAAATATGAAGTTTTTACAAAGGGGATTGAGGAGCAAATCCGCAAAGGGGCTTTGAGGGCTAAGGATCGCTTGCCTTCCGTCCGCGAAATAAAGGAAAGGTACAATCTAAGTACAAGTTCCGTACAAAGCGGTTTTGAATCTCTTATGATTAAAGGTTTAATTGAGAGTCATCCACGCTCAGGATATTTTGTTGCAGAGATGAAAGAAGGCTGTATTTCGGAAATAAAGACAAAGCTTTCTCCGGTAGTAAGGGATGAGGTATTCATGAAGAACATGATGCTGACATCCAAGCAAACTTCCGAAGCGACTTCCTTTAATAATGCGGTGCCGGGAGATCTCCTGATTCCACAAAAACTGATCCTCAGGACAATGCAAGAGGTTATTCGTGAAAAAGGAGCATCATTGCTGAGGTATTATCCCTCCAACGGGCTTGAACCATTGAGGAAACAGATTGCTCAGAGAATGGGAATATATGGCTGTACATTAAACCCCGAAGAACTGATTATTACGGATGGCGCCTTGCAGGCATTAACAATTGCATTAAGCTCTGCAACGAAGGCTGGAGATGTTGTGGCTGTGGATAGCCCGTGTGTGTTTTCTGTATTGGAGGTAATTACGAATCTGGGACTAAAGGTAATTGAAGTTCCAGCTAATGATCATAATGGCTTTGATTTGAAATATTTTCAAAAGGCTTGTGCGGAAAATAATGTGCGTGCCCTAGTGGTAACTCCCAATTTTCATAATCCTACAGGAATAATGATGAGTGACGAAACCCAAAAGGAATTGTTAAGAATAGCAGAAGCCCATCAGGTATGCATTATTGAGAATGATATCTATTCTGATCTTTATTTTGGAGAAGAGAGACCATCCAGTATTAAAAGCTTTGATAAAAAAGGATTGGTAATGATTTATTCTTCATTTTCAAAGACATTGGCACCTGGGATTCGTTTGGGTTGGCTGTATGCAGGTCATCATTATTCAAGAGCAGAGAGGACAAAGTTTGTATTAGGAAGAACGGTTTCTCCAATTTATCAGGAGCTTGTTCTTAGGCTTTTGCAGGAAAAAAGGTATGAAAGACACTTACGTTCATTCAGGAAAAAGTTACATCAGCAGGCAGTTCAGCTATTGGATGTTTTAAGGGAATACTTTCCTCAGGACTCATACTTTCTTCAGCCGCAGGGAGGATACAGTATTTGGGGACAAATGCCGAAAAATATGAATATGCAGAAATTCTATCAATACTGCGATGATCATAAGGTTCTGTTTACTCCCGGAGATACATTCTCACTTACAGATCAATATAGCCATCATTTTCGGATTGTTTTTGCAGAAAGAATTACGCCAGAAAGTATTATTTTACTGGAAAAAATAGGCAAAAAAGCACACGATCTTCTTATTTAA
- a CDS encoding M20/M25/M40 family metallo-hydrolase, translated as MRINRFFAVPAVVLAAQFSWAQVKVDPKENLNPIVKSFVDEVNNNSQLEGMAYELLDGIGPRLVGTPEMLAANEWSAEKLRSWGIEANLQQFGTWKGWQRGTTHVDMISPRVKSLSATQLAWSPATKKAVEAEVVVLPKVSSKAEFDKWLPSVKGKIVLMAQYQKIGRSDEQIKEFATPELYEKLKAEKDQAAKDFTAYVKNIGYDNNTLPEALEKAGAAGIAISNWTGIMGANRIFGAKTSKIPMIDIDVEDYGMLYRMAEKGAQPKIKIDAQSKILPDAKSFNTIGIIKGKEKPEEYVILSAHLDSWDGAQGATDNGTGTLTMLETMRILKKYYPNNKRTIVIGLWGSEEQGLNGSRGFVADNPQIIKGVQAAFNQDNGTGRVINISGQGFVKAYDYIGKWLDGVPKAVRSHIKTDFPGMPGGGGSDHASFVAAGVPGFSLSSLNWGYFGYTWHTTKDTYDKIVFDEVKSNVILTAALAYMASEDPEFTNREKRVMPKDEKGGTVQWPEVKEPRRSSKDYK; from the coding sequence ATGAGGATAAATAGATTTTTTGCAGTACCAGCTGTAGTGTTGGCTGCCCAATTTTCATGGGCTCAGGTAAAGGTAGATCCAAAAGAAAACCTTAATCCTATCGTAAAAAGTTTTGTAGATGAAGTAAATAATAATTCTCAGCTGGAGGGTATGGCTTATGAGCTTCTGGATGGTATAGGACCACGTCTTGTAGGAACTCCGGAAATGCTTGCCGCTAACGAATGGAGTGCAGAAAAGCTTCGTTCTTGGGGAATTGAAGCGAATCTTCAGCAGTTTGGAACATGGAAAGGGTGGCAAAGAGGAACTACGCATGTTGATATGATATCTCCACGTGTAAAGTCATTGTCAGCAACGCAATTGGCGTGGAGTCCTGCAACTAAAAAAGCTGTAGAGGCGGAGGTCGTTGTTTTGCCAAAAGTTTCTTCCAAGGCAGAATTTGATAAATGGCTTCCCTCTGTAAAGGGAAAAATAGTACTGATGGCTCAGTATCAGAAGATAGGACGTTCTGATGAACAGATCAAGGAATTTGCAACCCCGGAGCTTTATGAAAAACTTAAAGCAGAAAAAGATCAGGCTGCCAAGGATTTTACAGCGTATGTGAAAAATATCGGATATGATAATAATACACTTCCGGAAGCTTTGGAAAAGGCGGGAGCAGCAGGAATTGCTATTTCAAACTGGACAGGAATTATGGGCGCTAACAGAATCTTTGGAGCAAAGACCTCTAAAATCCCAATGATCGATATTGATGTGGAAGACTATGGAATGCTTTACAGAATGGCTGAAAAAGGAGCTCAACCTAAAATTAAGATTGATGCACAGTCTAAAATACTTCCTGACGCAAAAAGCTTTAATACCATCGGAATCATTAAAGGTAAGGAAAAACCTGAAGAATATGTAATCCTTTCTGCTCACCTTGATTCTTGGGATGGTGCTCAGGGAGCGACTGATAACGGAACAGGAACGCTTACCATGCTTGAAACCATGAGAATTCTGAAAAAATATTATCCAAATAATAAAAGAACAATCGTTATAGGGCTTTGGGGAAGTGAAGAACAGGGATTAAATGGATCCAGAGGTTTTGTAGCAGACAACCCACAGATTATAAAAGGAGTGCAGGCAGCTTTCAATCAGGATAACGGAACCGGACGTGTGATCAATATCAGTGGTCAGGGATTTGTAAAGGCTTATGATTATATCGGAAAATGGCTTGACGGCGTTCCAAAGGCAGTGAGAAGTCATATAAAAACTGATTTCCCGGGAATGCCTGGAGGTGGGGGTTCTGACCATGCTTCATTTGTAGCGGCAGGTGTACCTGGATTTTCTCTAAGTTCCTTGAACTGGGGATATTTTGGATATACCTGGCACACCACAAAGGATACCTATGACAAGATTGTATTTGATGAGGTGAAAAGCAATGTTATCCTAACGGCTGCATTAGCATATATGGCCTCTGAGGATCCGGAATTCACCAACAGAGAAAAAAGAGTGATGCCTAAGGACGAAAAAGGTGGTACGGTACAATGGCCGGAAGTAAAAGAGCCTAGAAGAAGTTCTAAGGACTATAAATAA
- a CDS encoding histone H1, translated as MKELIEKINAEFEAFTTEANQQAEKGNKAAGTRARKSALELSKLFKDFRKVSVEEAKK; from the coding sequence ATGAAAGAACTAATTGAAAAAATCAACGCGGAATTTGAAGCGTTCACAACTGAGGCAAACCAACAAGCGGAAAAAGGAAACAAGGCAGCTGGAACAAGAGCTCGTAAATCAGCTTTAGAACTAAGCAAATTGTTCAAGGATTTCAGAAAAGTTTCTGTAGAAGAAGCTAAGAAGTAA
- a CDS encoding HAD family hydrolase — protein MSTKNLIFDLDGTLWDPRATIIGIWNEVLGKHQLVKRELKPEDMDQYMGLLAHDIVKDIVPGISDERAKEILSEIVAQENKVLRVQGGILYNDVEATLKSLANTHNLFIVSNCQDGYIESFLEYYQFNDLFVDFESHGRTQKPKSENIKLVMERNHLSTEDSVYIGDTQTDYDSAKANGLAFIFCEYGFGKLATPHSPSISKFSDLELYV, from the coding sequence TTGAGTACAAAAAATTTAATATTCGATCTGGATGGTACTTTGTGGGATCCTAGGGCTACCATTATTGGAATATGGAATGAGGTCTTAGGAAAACATCAGCTGGTAAAACGAGAGTTGAAACCCGAAGATATGGATCAGTACATGGGTTTATTGGCTCATGATATTGTCAAGGATATTGTTCCCGGAATTTCAGATGAAAGAGCTAAAGAGATTCTTTCCGAGATTGTAGCTCAGGAAAACAAGGTTCTTCGTGTACAGGGCGGGATTCTTTATAATGATGTTGAAGCTACTTTAAAAAGCCTGGCCAATACGCACAACCTATTTATCGTCAGCAACTGTCAGGATGGTTATATTGAATCCTTTCTAGAGTATTATCAATTCAATGATCTCTTTGTAGATTTTGAATCTCATGGACGAACGCAAAAGCCAAAATCCGAAAATATTAAGCTCGTTATGGAGCGAAACCACTTATCTACCGAAGATTCTGTATACATTGGTGATACACAGACGGATTATGACTCTGCTAAAGCCAATGGATTAGCTTTTATCTTCTGTGAATATGGATTTGGTAAGCTGGCTACACCCCACTCTCCCTCAATTTCAAAATTCTCAGACTTGGAACTTTATGTTTAA
- a CDS encoding KTSC domain-containing protein: MKRVGEHRKLLGVDKNVTLKELKVIYRNTMKDSHPDKFVNDETGKLEAEEKSKAVIEAYHFLVSINQETQEKYKEEYTETITKSNIHDFYFEKQILNIQHLNGKMYEYIGVPRNTYIKMVNADSPSRFARRHIYGNFIYRKAGEAMED, encoded by the coding sequence ATGAAAAGAGTTGGTGAGCACAGAAAGCTTCTTGGGGTTGACAAAAATGTAACTTTAAAAGAACTAAAAGTAATTTACAGAAATACGATGAAAGATTCGCATCCTGATAAATTTGTTAATGATGAAACTGGAAAACTGGAAGCTGAAGAAAAAAGCAAGGCTGTAATTGAAGCCTATCATTTTTTGGTTAGCATCAACCAGGAAACACAGGAAAAATATAAGGAAGAATATACTGAAACCATAACGAAGTCTAATATTCATGATTTCTATTTTGAAAAACAGATTTTGAACATTCAGCATTTGAATGGAAAAATGTATGAATATATAGGTGTACCAAGAAATACTTATATAAAAATGGTTAATGCAGATTCACCAAGCCGTTTTGCAAGAAGACACATTTATGGAAACTTTATCTACAGAAAAGCTGGTGAGGCTATGGAAGATTAA
- a CDS encoding TetR/AcrR family transcriptional regulator, translated as MERKSTAGSIRNTERSKKKFLYAVGKILKTKGHAGLKVNDIASTAGVDKKMIYTYFGGMDGLVDEYIRSNDYWSKITTEEIEKMKPKIDDGGRSFMEEMLHSQFDYIYKNKEAQKLLLWRLSESRKSLKKLTDKQEENGEYIFKLMMDPYFKENSKDFRAIMAIVVSGLYYLNLRSSVNGNIFCGVDLTSTDGRDNIKRAVSFLIGQAYDNL; from the coding sequence ATGGAGAGAAAGTCAACAGCAGGCAGTATTCGGAATACGGAACGTAGTAAAAAAAAATTCTTGTATGCCGTTGGAAAAATTCTTAAAACGAAAGGACATGCAGGTCTAAAAGTCAATGATATCGCTTCTACAGCCGGGGTTGATAAAAAAATGATCTATACTTATTTTGGCGGTATGGATGGCCTGGTGGATGAATATATCCGTTCAAACGATTACTGGAGTAAGATCACTACTGAAGAAATTGAAAAGATGAAGCCAAAGATAGATGATGGAGGGAGATCATTCATGGAGGAAATGTTACACTCACAGTTTGATTATATATATAAAAACAAAGAGGCGCAAAAATTATTGCTCTGGAGGTTATCCGAATCTCGAAAATCATTAAAAAAACTCACAGACAAACAGGAAGAAAACGGAGAATACATATTTAAATTAATGATGGATCCTTATTTTAAGGAAAATTCAAAGGACTTTCGGGCGATTATGGCAATAGTAGTTTCGGGTCTTTACTATCTGAATTTAAGATCTTCTGTGAACGGCAATATTTTTTGTGGTGTAGATCTCACTTCTACTGATGGACGGGATAACATCAAAAGAGCAGTATCTTTTTTAATAGGGCAGGCCTATGATAATTTGTAA
- a CDS encoding MFS transporter, producing MLREASEQRIRLITIMAFVSIPLSGFVTDIYLPSFPSMAKEMMVSEKDIQITLTSYLLSYGISQLFVGGILDSIGRYRPKLIALFILILSSILITMTNSIFLICLLRILQGAAVSVLVVATRAIFVDLYDSEKVKHYLSYFTIVWSCGPILAPFLGGYLEKLFNWHANFYFLAFYAGFLFLFEWFFSGESLPQKKKLDLSENISLYKMMLKNRIFMLGIFILGLSYSIVMLFNITGPFIIENTFHFTPVVIGYCTLILGFSWMIGGFIGKRRLTLDFKPRILQPILLQLILIAGLIITSYFAESLFIMIPFAFFIHICSGILFTSFFTTSMLYFPKNAGTAGGLMGGLVYVITSITSFIISISGTVTEQKDLSWRYLIIACLLLGIILVMHQAVKKEKAEN from the coding sequence ATGTTGAGAGAAGCATCTGAACAACGCATCAGATTAATTACCATTATGGCCTTTGTGTCTATTCCTCTTTCGGGGTTTGTCACGGATATTTACCTGCCCTCTTTTCCTTCCATGGCTAAGGAGATGATGGTTTCGGAAAAAGATATCCAGATTACTTTAACATCTTACCTGCTGAGCTATGGGATTTCCCAATTATTTGTAGGTGGAATTTTGGACAGCATTGGACGCTACCGTCCTAAGCTGATTGCCTTATTTATTTTGATACTGAGTAGTATTTTAATCACCATGACTAACAGTATTTTTTTAATATGCCTGCTCCGTATTCTTCAAGGAGCTGCTGTTTCTGTTCTTGTGGTAGCTACCCGTGCTATTTTTGTAGATCTTTATGACTCAGAAAAGGTAAAGCATTATCTAAGTTATTTTACCATTGTGTGGTCCTGCGGCCCTATTCTGGCTCCTTTTCTTGGAGGCTATCTTGAAAAGCTATTCAACTGGCATGCTAACTTCTATTTCCTGGCCTTTTATGCGGGATTTTTATTCCTTTTTGAATGGTTCTTTAGTGGAGAAAGTCTTCCACAGAAAAAGAAACTGGACCTTTCAGAAAATATCAGCCTGTACAAGATGATGCTTAAAAACAGAATCTTTATGTTGGGAATTTTCATCTTAGGATTAAGCTATTCGATTGTGATGCTGTTTAATATTACCGGACCGTTTATTATTGAAAATACCTTTCATTTTACTCCTGTAGTGATAGGATATTGCACCCTAATCCTGGGATTCTCATGGATGATTGGTGGCTTTATTGGAAAACGCAGGCTTACATTGGATTTTAAACCGAGAATTCTACAGCCAATTTTGCTTCAATTGATTCTGATTGCAGGTTTAATTATCACCAGTTACTTTGCAGAAAGTCTTTTCATTATGATTCCTTTTGCCTTTTTTATTCATATCTGCTCCGGAATTTTATTTACCTCATTTTTCACCACAAGTATGCTATACTTCCCTAAAAATGCAGGAACAGCAGGTGGTTTAATGGGCGGATTGGTGTATGTAATTACTTCAATAACCAGCTTTATTATTTCCATAAGCGGAACAGTGACAGAGCAAAAAGATCTTTCCTGGCGTTATCTCATTATCGCATGTTTACTCCTCGGGATTATTCTTGTGATGCACCAAGCCGTAAAAAAAGAAAAAGCAGAGAATTAA
- a CDS encoding TetR/AcrR family transcriptional regulator: protein MERKSAAGSIRNKERSKKKFLDAVGKILKTKGYAGLKVNDIATTAGVDKKMIYTYFGGMDGLIDEYIRSQDYWINATTDKTDKILPDIKDGGEAFIKEMLLSQFDYVYTNKEAQKLLLWSLSEPRKSLKKLIDTQEENGEHIFKYIFHPYFKGNSQDFRAIMAIMVSGLYYLNMFASVNGSIFCGLDMNSPEGRERVKRAISFMVEQTYENLNSQED, encoded by the coding sequence ATGGAAAGAAAATCAGCAGCAGGCAGTATCCGAAACAAGGAACGCAGTAAAAAGAAATTCTTGGATGCAGTTGGAAAAATTCTGAAAACCAAGGGTTATGCAGGATTAAAGGTAAATGACATTGCTACTACGGCAGGTGTAGATAAAAAAATGATTTATACATACTTTGGCGGTATGGATGGTCTGATAGATGAGTACATTCGGTCTCAGGATTATTGGATTAATGCAACAACAGATAAAACAGACAAAATTTTACCGGATATAAAAGACGGTGGAGAAGCTTTTATCAAAGAAATGCTACTTTCGCAGTTTGATTATGTATACACCAACAAAGAAGCCCAAAAATTGTTGCTTTGGAGTTTGTCTGAACCTCGAAAGTCATTAAAAAAGCTAATTGATACCCAGGAAGAAAACGGTGAACATATTTTTAAATATATTTTTCATCCTTATTTTAAAGGAAATTCACAGGATTTTCGAGCGATTATGGCAATCATGGTTTCCGGGCTTTATTATCTGAATATGTTTGCTTCTGTGAATGGCAGTATCTTTTGTGGCCTGGATATGAATAGTCCCGAAGGGCGTGAGAGAGTTAAAAGGGCGATCTCCTTTATGGTAGAACAGACCTATGAGAATCTTAATTCTCAAGAAGATTGA
- a CDS encoding Tex family protein, with the protein MTTVEFIQIQLNISEKSINNTLQLLAEDCTIPFISRYRKDKTGNLDETQIEQISKISKQFEEIVKRKESILKSIEEQNALTPELRQRIEESFDIQELEDLYLPFKKRRKTKADTAKEKGLEPLAKIIMSQKNNDIQFLASKYLNNDVSTEEEALQGARDIMAEWINENMYVRKNLRRLYQRKAIITSKVVKAKKEEEDAQKFSQYFEWEESLSRTPSHRLLAMLRAETEGFVKVNIGIDKEEAIDFIEKAIIKSNNESSEQIALAIKDSYKRLLEPAISNETLQEAKEKADKKAIEIFSENLGQLLLAPPLGEKRILAIDPGYRSGCKVVCLDEKGDLLHNETLYPHAPQNETGMAMKKIRSMVNAYNIEAISIGNGTASRETEFFIKKIAFDKPLQVFVVSEAGASVYSASKIARDEFPTYDVTVRGAVSIGRRLSDPLAELVKIDPKSIGVGQYQHDVDQTQLKNELDSTVMRCVNSVGININTASKSLLSYVSGIGEKMAENIVNYRAENGAFEDRKQLKKVPRLGEKAFQQAAAFVRISNSKNPLDNSAVHPEAYGIVEKMAKDLGIKTHDLIANKEKIALVKPESYITEEIGILGIKDILKELEKPGLDPRKAAKVFEFDPHVKSIKDLKAGMILPGIVNNITAFGCFVDLGIKESGLVHISQLKEGFVSDVNEVVKLHQHVRVKVTEVDEARKRVQLSMIL; encoded by the coding sequence ATGACGACCGTAGAATTCATACAGATACAGCTCAATATTTCAGAAAAGAGCATCAACAATACCTTACAATTATTAGCAGAAGACTGCACCATTCCTTTTATTTCCCGCTACCGAAAAGATAAGACCGGAAATCTGGATGAAACACAGATTGAGCAGATTTCAAAGATTAGTAAGCAGTTTGAAGAAATTGTTAAAAGAAAAGAATCTATTTTAAAATCTATAGAGGAACAGAATGCTTTAACCCCTGAACTCAGACAGAGAATTGAAGAAAGCTTTGATATACAGGAATTGGAAGACTTATATCTTCCTTTTAAAAAACGAAGAAAAACCAAAGCTGATACTGCCAAGGAAAAAGGACTAGAGCCTTTAGCCAAGATCATTATGAGCCAAAAGAATAATGACATTCAATTTTTGGCTTCAAAATATTTAAACAACGACGTTTCTACTGAAGAAGAAGCTCTTCAGGGCGCCAGAGATATCATGGCAGAGTGGATCAACGAGAATATGTATGTTCGTAAGAATCTTCGCCGATTATATCAACGTAAGGCTATCATCACTTCCAAGGTGGTAAAGGCTAAAAAAGAGGAAGAAGATGCCCAGAAGTTCTCCCAATATTTTGAATGGGAAGAAAGCCTTTCCAGAACTCCATCCCATAGACTTTTAGCCATGCTAAGAGCAGAAACGGAGGGTTTTGTAAAAGTGAATATCGGTATTGATAAGGAAGAAGCTATTGACTTTATTGAAAAGGCCATTATCAAATCTAATAATGAGAGTTCGGAACAGATTGCCCTGGCCATAAAAGACAGCTACAAAAGACTTCTGGAGCCTGCCATTTCTAATGAAACACTACAGGAAGCCAAAGAAAAGGCTGATAAAAAAGCCATTGAAATCTTTTCTGAAAATCTAGGCCAGTTACTTCTAGCTCCACCATTGGGAGAAAAAAGGATTCTGGCTATAGATCCGGGTTATAGAAGTGGCTGCAAGGTAGTTTGTCTTGATGAAAAGGGAGATCTTCTTCATAATGAAACCCTCTACCCTCACGCTCCACAAAATGAAACAGGAATGGCCATGAAAAAGATCCGTTCTATGGTGAATGCTTATAATATTGAAGCCATCTCCATCGGAAACGGAACAGCAAGCCGAGAAACAGAATTTTTCATAAAGAAAATTGCTTTCGATAAGCCATTACAGGTTTTTGTGGTTTCTGAGGCAGGTGCATCCGTTTATTCAGCAAGTAAAATTGCCAGAGATGAATTCCCAACTTATGATGTGACTGTGCGAGGCGCAGTGTCTATCGGAAGAAGACTTTCTGACCCTTTGGCAGAGTTGGTGAAAATTGATCCAAAATCCATTGGTGTTGGGCAGTATCAACACGATGTGGATCAAACCCAATTAAAGAATGAATTGGATTCTACTGTAATGAGATGTGTAAACTCTGTGGGAATCAACATCAATACGGCTAGTAAGTCCTTATTAAGCTATGTTTCAGGGATCGGAGAAAAAATGGCAGAAAACATTGTTAATTACAGAGCTGAAAACGGAGCTTTTGAAGATAGAAAACAGCTTAAAAAAGTTCCGAGACTTGGAGAAAAAGCATTCCAGCAGGCAGCAGCTTTTGTAAGAATCTCCAATTCTAAAAATCCATTGGATAATTCCGCAGTACATCCTGAAGCCTACGGAATCGTTGAAAAAATGGCTAAGGATCTCGGAATAAAAACTCATGACCTCATCGCCAATAAGGAAAAAATAGCCTTGGTAAAGCCTGAAAGCTATATTACGGAAGAAATTGGAATTCTGGGGATCAAGGATATTCTAAAGGAGCTGGAAAAGCCGGGATTAGATCCAAGGAAAGCAGCAAAGGTATTTGAATTTGATCCTCATGTAAAAAGCATTAAAGATTTAAAGGCAGGTATGATTCTACCGGGAATTGTTAACAATATCACTGCTTTTGGATGCTTTGTGGATCTTGGAATTAAGGAAAGTGGACTGGTTCACATTTCACAATTGAAAGAAGGCTTTGTATCTGATGTTAACGAAGTAGTAAAGCTTCATCAGCATGTCAGAGTTAAAGTAACGGAAGTGGATGAAGCAAGAAAAAGAGTTCAGCTGAGCATGATTTTGTAA